CGCTGCTGTTCCAGTCCCGCCTGCCGCAATGCCCCTATGAAATCGTGGCGGTCGGCAGCAACGATCCAACCGCATTCGGCCTGAAGGTCGCCGCGGCCGAGGGGATCGCAACCTTTGCCCACCCCCATTCCGGCATGGCGCGCGAGGACCATGAGGCGCTGATGCAGGCCTCCCTGCACGAGCACGCGCCCGATTACGTGGCGCTGTGCGGTTACATGCGCATCCTGACGCCCGGCTTCGTCGACCAATGGGCCGGACGCATGGTCAACACCCACCCCAGCCTGCTGCCCAAATACAAGGGCCTCGACACGCACCAGCGCGCCATCGACGCGGGCGACAGCCACGGCGGGTGCAGCGTGCATATCGTGACCGGGGAGCTGGATGATGGGCCGGTACTGGGCCAGCTGGCCGTGCCCATCCTGCCGGGCGAGGACGAGGCCAGCCTGCGCCGCCGCGTGCAGATGGCGGAATACCAGCTATACCCGCATTGCCTGGAAGAACTCGTTTCGCGCCCTTACCGGGCGGACTGGCTGCTGGAGCGGGTGCGCGCAATCGCGCTCGCCCTGCCCGAGGCCGAAGAGCGCGAGAGCCACGGCGCGCCCGCTTTCCACACCGGCGGCAAGAGCGGCAAGTTCTTCGCCCATTTCAGCGAAACGCATCATGGCAGCGAGCACATCGCCGTATTGGTGAAAGTGTCCGGCCAGGACGAGCTGGCAACGCTGGTGGAGCAGTTCCCGAAGACGTGGTTCAAGCCAGCCTATTACGGGGCGAGCGGCTGGGCCGGATTGATCCTCAACCGCGCAGATACGGACTGGGAGCATGTGGCGGAGTGGATGCACCGCAGCTGGGCAGGCGTCGCGCCGAAACGGCTGGCGGGCCTGCAGCGCGCAGCGGAGCAGTTCTAGCCGGCAGCTGCCTGCTGGGGCACGAAATTGACCAGCCGCTGCTTCGCGCTGGCGACGTAATTCTCAAGGAACTGCACGCGCCCGCGCCGCACGACCATGCGCCACAGCGCCTCGGACGTGAAATCGGGGTTAGAGGAGCTTGTCTGCCCGTGCATCACGACATTTTCGCCGGTCACGTCGTACCGGTCGATGTCCAGCGTGAAGTCCGGCGCGGCGGCGACCAGCGCTTTCACTGCGGTGACAAATTCATCGCAGCCTTCGACCCGGCTGCCCTCGCCATCGACGAATACGAAGCGCTTGCCGCACAGCGTGCCCAGCGCCTCGTAATCGCGGGCGTTGGTCGCACGAATGACTTCATGCGCCAGCTCCAGCGGCGAAAGGCGATTAAAGCCGAAGATTCCCCCCAACAGATCCATGCGCCGCTTATCGCATGAAATGATGACACTTCAAAAACTTGGCGCTTTGCTACACAACAAACATCAAAAGGGCTGCCGTGCAGAAAGCAGGGCAGCCCTTTCGTGATTCAAAGATGAAAGAATCGGTCAGCCGACGATTTCATCTTCGTTGAAGAAGAAGTCGATTTCGATCTTCGCGTTCTCGTCCGAATCGGAACCGTGGACCGTGTTGGCCTCAATCGATTCGGCGTAGGTCTTGCGGATCGTGCCTTCTTCGGCGTCGGCCGGGTTGGTCGCACCCATCACGTCGCGGTTGCGCTTCACGGCGTCTTCGCCTTCCAGCACCTGCACCACCACCGGGCCGCTGGTCATGAATTCGACCAGTTCGCCGTAGAACGGGCGTTCCTTGTGGACTTCGTAGAAGCCGCCAGCCTGGTCTTCCGTCATGTGGATGCGCTTGGAAGCGACGACGCGCAGGCCGGCGTCTTCCAGCATCTTGGTGACGGCGCCGGTCAGGTTGCGGCGCGTGGCATCGGGCTTGATGATCGAGAAAGTGCGGGTAACCGCCATGGGGAATTCCTTCGGATGTAGGGGTAAACAGATTGCGCGCGCCCCTAGCGCCGCGCCGCGAGATGGGCAAGTGCGGTGACGGTTACCGGACTCAGGGCCCCTCGCGCCATTTGCTGCCGTCCTGCAGCCAGAAATGGCGGTCCGGCGTGTCTTCCCGCTCCCCCAGCATGCGCCAGCAGGCCCGCGCCCCGTCCAGTGCACTTTCGCCAAAGATCAGGAAGGCGCGCTCGAAAGCAAAGGCCTCGTCGCGCCAGGCTCCATCGGCCAGCAGGATGAAGCGTGCCTCGTTTTCCGCCTCGCAGGACATGGACAGCAGCAGCGGCTGGCGCGCGGCATGCGGCTCGCCGGCGCGGCCATGGGCCAGGAAGGCATCGGGCAGCATTTCCCACAGCGCCTTGTCGATGCGATCGATCTGCTCGGCATCGCCGGACACCACCAGCGCCCGCTCGCCCGCATTCTTCGTGGCACGCGCGATCAGCGGGACGACGCGCTCCGCCGGATCGCGGCTGAGCTGGTAGAAATCGACGCGCTTCACGAGGCTGCTCCGTCAGCCTTGGCCGCACCCTTGTTGCGGCGGCATTTTTCGGAACAGTATTTCACCTCGTCCCAGTCCTTCGCCCATTTCTTGCGCCAGGCGAACGGCAGGCCGCATGTCATGCAGGTCTTTTCGGGCAGGTCGCCCTTGCGCCGCATGCGGGCCATGCCAGTCCTCCCGCGCCCGTTGCCTCAGGCTTCCAGATTGTCGCGGACGTAACGGTCCATCAGGCGCACGCCGAAACCGGTTGCGCCCTTGTCCCAGGTCGCCCCGGCCTTGTCGGCAAAAACCATGCCGGCAATGTCACAATGCGCCCACGGCGTGTCATCCTCGATGAAACGCTGGAGGTACTGCGCCGCCGTGATGGAGCCTGCGCCGCGCGGGCCGACATTCTTCATGTCGGCGATCGGGCTGTCGATCAGCTTATCGTAAGCGGGCGACAACGGGAAGCGCCACATCTTGTCGCCGGTCGACTTGCCCGCTTCCAGCAGCTTTCCGGCCAGCCCATCGTCGTTCGAGAACAGCCCGCCATACTCATTGCCGAGCGAGATGATGATCGCGCCCGTCAGCGTGGCGAAATCGACGATGGCAGCGGGCTTGAATTCGCGCTGCGCCCAGGTCAGCGCGTCGCACAGCACCAGGCGGCCTTCGGCATCGGTGTTGATGACTTCCACCGTCTGGCCGGACAGCGTGGTGACCACGTCACCGGGACGCTGCGCATTGGCATCGGGCATGTTTTCGACCAGCCCGCAGATGCCGATGACATTGGCACCGGCCTTGCGCGTGGCGAGGCCGAGCATGGCACCTGCCACGGCGCCTGCGCCGCCCATGTCCCACTTCATGTCTTCCATGCCCTGCGGCGGCTTCAGCGAGATACCGCCGGTGTCGAAGGTGACACCCTTTCCGACGAAGATGGTGGGCTTCTCGCCCTCCTTGCCGCCCATCCATTTGATGACCAGCAGGCGCGCATCGCGCACGGAGCCCTGCGACACACCGCACAGTGCGCCCATGCCCATTTCGCGCATCTCGTCTTCGGTCAGGAAGCTGATTTCCGCGCCCGTCCCCTCGAAACGCTGCTGGCAGCGCTCCACGAAGCTTTCCGGATAGATGATGTTGGCCGGTTCGGTGACCAGCTCCTTCGTGAAAGCGATGCCGGTGGCGAGGCCCTCTTCCTTTTCCCATGCAGCCTGCGTGCCTTCGGGCGCGCCGGTCACGACCGCCCGCTCAAGGGATATCTTCTGCTCGTCCTTCAGTTTCGTGCGGTAGGCATCATGCCCCCAAGACCGCAGCTGCATGCCCAGCAGGAAGGCGGCTGCCTCGTCTGCGGACAGGCCGCTGCCGGAAAGGTCCACACCGACAGCTTCCTCGCCGCTGCGCAGGTATTTGCCGACCAGCGCCGCGCCCGCTTTTTCAAGCGCGCTCTCGCGATTGTCCTTGTCCGCATCGCCGATGCCCACCAGCGCATGACGCTTCACCTGATCACCAGCCTCTGCAAAGCTTTCGAACACCTGGCCGGTCTTGCCGCTGAAGCGCGCAGCCTTGGCGCCTTCGCGCACTGCGGCGGGCGCATCGCCCGGC
This genomic interval from Paraurantiacibacter namhicola contains the following:
- a CDS encoding nuclear transport factor 2 family protein, whose amino-acid sequence is MDLLGGIFGFNRLSPLELAHEVIRATNARDYEALGTLCGKRFVFVDGEGSRVEGCDEFVTAVKALVAAAPDFTLDIDRYDVTGENVVMHGQTSSSNPDFTSEALWRMVVRRGRVQFLENYVASAKQRLVNFVPQQAAAG
- the ndk gene encoding nucleoside-diphosphate kinase; translated protein: MAVTRTFSIIKPDATRRNLTGAVTKMLEDAGLRVVASKRIHMTEDQAGGFYEVHKERPFYGELVEFMTSGPVVVQVLEGEDAVKRNRDVMGATNPADAEEGTIRKTYAESIEANTVHGSDSDENAKIEIDFFFNEDEIVG
- the purN gene encoding phosphoribosylglycinamide formyltransferase codes for the protein MAETPRARIAVLLSGTGTTMSALLFQSRLPQCPYEIVAVGSNDPTAFGLKVAAAEGIATFAHPHSGMAREDHEALMQASLHEHAPDYVALCGYMRILTPGFVDQWAGRMVNTHPSLLPKYKGLDTHQRAIDAGDSHGGCSVHIVTGELDDGPVLGQLAVPILPGEDEASLRRRVQMAEYQLYPHCLEELVSRPYRADWLLERVRAIALALPEAEERESHGAPAFHTGGKSGKFFAHFSETHHGSEHIAVLVKVSGQDELATLVEQFPKTWFKPAYYGASGWAGLILNRADTDWEHVAEWMHRSWAGVAPKRLAGLQRAAEQF
- a CDS encoding DNA polymerase III subunit chi, encoding MKRVDFYQLSRDPAERVVPLIARATKNAGERALVVSGDAEQIDRIDKALWEMLPDAFLAHGRAGEPHAARQPLLLSMSCEAENEARFILLADGAWRDEAFAFERAFLIFGESALDGARACWRMLGEREDTPDRHFWLQDGSKWREGP
- a CDS encoding DUF2256 domain-containing protein produces the protein MARMRRKGDLPEKTCMTCGLPFAWRKKWAKDWDEVKYCSEKCRRNKGAAKADGAAS
- a CDS encoding leucyl aminopeptidase codes for the protein MQITFADTLDQSIRLHAAPVAKDAMPGDAPAAVREGAKAARFSGKTGQVFESFAEAGDQVKRHALVGIGDADKDNRESALEKAGAALVGKYLRSGEEAVGVDLSGSGLSADEAAAFLLGMQLRSWGHDAYRTKLKDEQKISLERAVVTGAPEGTQAAWEKEEGLATGIAFTKELVTEPANIIYPESFVERCQQRFEGTGAEISFLTEDEMREMGMGALCGVSQGSVRDARLLVIKWMGGKEGEKPTIFVGKGVTFDTGGISLKPPQGMEDMKWDMGGAGAVAGAMLGLATRKAGANVIGICGLVENMPDANAQRPGDVVTTLSGQTVEVINTDAEGRLVLCDALTWAQREFKPAAIVDFATLTGAIIISLGNEYGGLFSNDDGLAGKLLEAGKSTGDKMWRFPLSPAYDKLIDSPIADMKNVGPRGAGSITAAQYLQRFIEDDTPWAHCDIAGMVFADKAGATWDKGATGFGVRLMDRYVRDNLEA